A region from the Rhizobium sp. ARZ01 genome encodes:
- a CDS encoding translocation/assembly module TamB domain-containing protein, giving the protein MSRFFKILQQALRYLGYVAALLVIAILGVVGFIGFTDPGARLAASFIEDATASSDTRIAITKPSGLLTGSLRAETITLSDREGAYAEIRDLAVDWSPLDLLFLQFNAQRVSAGELVVSRRPVPGGDTKTTSDSKPFSLPVTIQVDSVDIPSITLAEGVAGQEQHLRLSGSGGFDRQSIALNLALAAKDQPGISVLTDLIFNPGEDKLQLKADITEPPGGMLARALLIPGEPAVAVRLTGDGPLSAWAGRLTAALDGSEVLALDARHDQSTNNLHTVALKGGGTFEALLPPHLRPLFAGTTAIDVAAATNGSNLLRIERGLVTTGALSLNAAGTLQTTGENNLNIRLTGADGSTPIPIRWPLANGEFAANLYGLQLVASGPAEATAVNLNVNLASATAPQGRLESILLTASSADTNVSTKTGHASLSLIAERSAMSDPNLERLVGTPLKVNAALAFSPEQLKFDPVTIESSSIGGQISGSYLLEPSMGTASFKLFALPDVLPEAMASRVQGTIALEGEATIGAGGAMSLSNLQIKSSVAEATGEASLADGSLQAKLVGRLIDAGAFIEGGSGEIAFDATASGPTDGPNVQAKITSNQLGLAGRTLDDIAIDLNGKASATAPAGDFTLTASMNGQAIDVRSSVVSDAGQISVPTLEAVVGNNKLNGALTLGEGFMPDGTIRFDFPELATIATLAGQSATGDFAGTLAFTNTDGKGSLVIAATGTEIRRDTATIFKPALDATIEDLKAGAVSGTFSADLARVGENDLEAPVIAFTHSGSITGFNISGRYENAPLAIEGDVARHDTATVIALRTLDAAIAGLPLSLKEAASISILDGNITFDNLAINAGDGVIAISGSANPAGKSSLAVNLSGIDGPAEYRFPTKGGEAVARIEAAQLTLSGELKAAAISLAATVASAQVPQGTVSGIDIVATSDVFDLIGRRGNLKVGIQAGVIDLLNADANRLLQVPLNATASLSITPQRIDFSDAAIHGAGLNVKADGHFVPEDASAAAKVDASVAATALPPALSSRFDTPLQVTADVVRGSDGVINLQAFNLASGTIAAKGTAKLAGENLDVSVSGTLPDLGKLLADAKGRATFEATATGPLAALGVKARLDSSGAELAGRTLSDLVLTLNGTADRTAPAGNLTATGAIGGQPINVKSSVVSENGTISIPSIDAQIGENVLSGALKLDANFLPDGTVKFDLPDIGLLAAMAGQQAEGDLAGSASINTADGKTAVSIQASGSGITRDQLRIVQPQIDLKTADLRSLAISGIVRADAFTSGTNRVDALALSFTQQGPKTLFDLGARYDGAPLTVKGSVAQQQAGMTIGLDAFQATPRGIAIRLDRRAVLNVRGGAVSINDFTIRTGSGSIAVSGTAGENLGLAIRVNAVPASLANTFSAGLGAEGTIGGTVNAKGTAAAPQVNYALTWNNAATAQTRSAGVSPLTIGANGQFADNTVQVQTNLSGPNGLAFRGGGTAGVAGNMTLDLTFSGTLPFALLQGPLGQQGFLLTGNAAVELAVRGPAKTPSITGTITTSGSQLVDVRRNLSIENLTGRVVLDGRQAVIQQLTGRIATGGQISASGSVGILPGSNFPADLSIKLNDVTYVDGRLLTANLTGDLTIRGPLLAGPVLGGRIEIRKANITIPQRLPASLSEIDIKHRNAPADVKAMAAALRGDEGGGSGETRGIGLDLRIDAPSRIFVRGRGIDAELGGSLTLRGTSSSPAVSGGFDLRRGRLEILAKRLDFTSGHIGFTGGLVPTINFVATSSANATTINITIAGPANNPSVSFTSSPALPQDEILARLIFGRSMNNLSAFQIAQLAAAVADLAGGGSGGSLLSGLRSKLGIDDLDITTDSQGRAQVSAGKYLNERTYLELKQDPETGGGKAAINLDVGRGVKLRGEAGSNGAGAAGIFYEKEY; this is encoded by the coding sequence ATGAGCCGGTTCTTCAAAATCCTGCAGCAGGCGCTTCGCTACCTCGGCTACGTTGCCGCCCTTCTCGTGATCGCCATCCTCGGCGTGGTCGGCTTTATCGGCTTCACCGATCCAGGCGCGCGCCTTGCCGCCTCCTTCATCGAGGATGCAACGGCCAGTTCCGACACCCGGATTGCGATTACCAAGCCGTCTGGACTGTTGACCGGCAGCCTTCGCGCCGAGACCATTACCCTGAGTGATCGGGAAGGCGCCTATGCGGAGATCCGCGACCTTGCCGTCGACTGGTCGCCTCTTGACCTGCTGTTCCTCCAGTTCAACGCCCAGCGCGTCTCCGCCGGCGAGCTCGTCGTTTCACGCCGACCGGTTCCAGGTGGCGATACCAAGACCACTTCCGACAGCAAGCCATTCTCTTTGCCAGTTACGATCCAGGTTGACAGCGTTGACATTCCGAGCATCACCCTGGCCGAAGGAGTTGCCGGCCAAGAGCAACACCTGCGCCTCTCCGGCAGCGGTGGCTTCGACCGCCAGAGCATTGCGCTGAACCTTGCGCTTGCGGCCAAGGACCAGCCTGGCATCTCCGTACTGACGGATCTGATCTTCAATCCCGGCGAGGACAAACTCCAGCTGAAGGCTGATATCACCGAGCCGCCGGGCGGTATGCTGGCCCGCGCGCTGCTCATACCAGGCGAGCCCGCGGTAGCGGTGCGCCTGACCGGCGATGGACCGCTTTCAGCATGGGCCGGGCGGCTAACAGCGGCGCTCGACGGAAGCGAGGTTCTCGCGCTCGACGCGCGCCATGACCAGTCCACCAACAACCTTCACACCGTCGCCCTCAAAGGCGGCGGCACCTTCGAGGCATTGCTGCCCCCTCACCTGCGGCCGCTCTTCGCCGGTACGACAGCGATCGACGTGGCGGCCGCTACAAACGGCAGCAATCTTCTGCGGATCGAACGCGGCCTCGTGACGACGGGCGCGCTGTCGCTGAACGCAGCCGGCACGCTGCAGACGACAGGTGAAAACAACCTCAATATTCGGCTAACAGGGGCGGACGGTTCGACGCCGATCCCGATCCGCTGGCCGCTCGCAAACGGCGAATTCGCGGCCAATCTCTACGGTCTACAGCTGGTAGCCTCGGGCCCCGCCGAAGCGACCGCCGTCAACCTCAACGTCAACCTTGCCAGCGCGACCGCGCCGCAAGGACGGCTGGAGAGCATCCTGCTGACAGCCAGCAGCGCGGACACAAATGTCTCGACGAAGACCGGCCATGCGAGCCTGTCGCTGATCGCCGAACGCTCGGCCATGTCGGATCCCAATCTCGAACGGCTCGTCGGCACGCCATTGAAGGTCAACGCCGCCCTTGCCTTCTCACCGGAGCAACTGAAGTTTGATCCCGTCACCATCGAAAGCAGCAGCATCGGCGGCCAGATCAGCGGCAGCTACCTGCTGGAACCATCAATGGGAACGGCGAGCTTCAAATTGTTCGCGCTGCCGGACGTTCTGCCCGAAGCAATGGCTTCCCGCGTGCAGGGAACCATCGCGCTCGAAGGTGAGGCAACGATCGGAGCCGGCGGCGCGATGTCGCTGTCGAACCTTCAGATCAAGTCGAGCGTGGCGGAAGCGACCGGCGAAGCGAGCCTTGCCGACGGCAGCCTGCAGGCGAAGCTCGTCGGGCGACTGATCGATGCCGGAGCCTTCATTGAAGGCGGCAGCGGCGAGATCGCCTTCGATGCAACGGCGAGCGGCCCGACGGATGGGCCGAACGTGCAGGCGAAGATTACATCGAACCAGCTTGGGCTTGCGGGCCGTACACTGGACGACATTGCGATCGATCTCAACGGCAAGGCATCCGCGACGGCGCCCGCCGGCGACTTCACCTTGACCGCCTCCATGAACGGCCAGGCGATCGACGTGCGATCCAGCGTTGTTTCCGACGCCGGCCAAATTTCGGTTCCGACGCTTGAGGCGGTTGTGGGCAACAACAAGCTGAACGGCGCGCTGACGCTCGGCGAAGGTTTTATGCCTGACGGCACGATCCGCTTCGATTTCCCCGAGCTTGCCACCATCGCAACACTCGCGGGCCAGAGTGCCACCGGCGATTTTGCCGGAACGCTTGCCTTCACCAACACGGACGGTAAGGGCTCGCTGGTCATCGCGGCGACAGGAACGGAGATTCGTCGCGACACCGCAACGATATTCAAGCCGGCTCTGGACGCAACCATCGAAGACCTCAAAGCTGGGGCCGTTTCCGGCACGTTTAGCGCCGATCTCGCCCGCGTCGGTGAGAACGATCTGGAGGCACCAGTCATCGCCTTCACGCATTCGGGAAGCATCACCGGCTTCAACATCTCCGGGCGCTACGAGAATGCGCCGCTGGCGATCGAAGGCGATGTCGCCCGGCACGATACGGCGACCGTCATTGCACTGAGGACGCTGGATGCCGCCATCGCAGGTTTGCCGTTGTCGCTGAAGGAAGCTGCCTCGATCTCCATTCTCGACGGCAACATCACCTTCGATAATCTGGCCATCAATGCCGGCGACGGCGTCATCGCCATTTCCGGTTCGGCCAATCCGGCCGGCAAGAGCAGCCTTGCCGTAAACCTCAGCGGTATCGACGGCCCTGCCGAATATCGTTTTCCCACCAAGGGTGGTGAAGCGGTCGCCCGCATCGAAGCGGCGCAGTTGACGCTTTCCGGCGAGTTGAAAGCAGCGGCGATCTCGCTCGCAGCAACCGTCGCATCGGCGCAGGTGCCGCAAGGAACGGTGTCCGGCATCGACATCGTCGCGACAAGTGATGTCTTCGACCTGATCGGCCGGCGCGGCAATCTCAAAGTCGGCATCCAGGCGGGCGTGATCGATCTGTTGAACGCCGACGCGAACCGGCTGCTGCAGGTGCCGCTAAACGCAACGGCCTCTCTTTCCATTACCCCCCAACGCATCGATTTCAGCGATGCTGCCATCCACGGTGCGGGCCTGAACGTCAAGGCCGATGGCCATTTCGTGCCTGAGGATGCGTCGGCGGCCGCAAAAGTGGATGCAAGCGTGGCGGCGACGGCGCTGCCTCCAGCGCTCTCCAGCCGTTTCGACACGCCCTTGCAAGTGACGGCAGATGTCGTCCGCGGGTCAGATGGTGTCATCAACCTCCAAGCCTTCAACTTGGCCTCCGGCACCATTGCCGCCAAGGGTACGGCAAAGCTTGCCGGAGAGAATCTCGACGTCAGCGTTTCCGGCACGCTGCCTGATCTCGGTAAGCTGCTTGCCGACGCCAAGGGCCGGGCGACGTTCGAGGCCACAGCCACAGGGCCGCTCGCAGCCCTCGGCGTCAAGGCTCGGCTGGACTCGAGCGGCGCCGAGCTTGCCGGCCGGACGCTGAGCGATCTTGTCCTAACGCTCAATGGCACTGCCGACCGGACAGCCCCCGCTGGCAACCTGACCGCAACGGGCGCAATCGGCGGACAGCCGATCAACGTCAAGTCCAGCGTCGTTTCGGAGAACGGCACTATCTCCATTCCGTCGATCGATGCGCAGATCGGCGAGAACGTGCTTTCCGGCGCGCTGAAGCTCGATGCGAATTTCCTGCCGGATGGCACGGTGAAATTCGATCTTCCCGATATCGGTCTGCTTGCGGCGATGGCAGGTCAGCAGGCCGAAGGTGATCTGGCCGGTTCGGCTTCCATCAACACTGCGGACGGAAAGACGGCCGTGTCGATCCAGGCCTCCGGTTCCGGTATTACACGTGACCAGCTCCGCATCGTCCAGCCGCAGATTGACCTGAAGACCGCAGACCTTCGCTCACTGGCGATTTCCGGCATTGTGCGGGCAGACGCCTTCACGTCCGGCACCAACCGGGTGGACGCGCTCGCTCTGAGCTTCACCCAGCAAGGCCCAAAGACGCTGTTCGATCTCGGCGCGCGCTATGATGGTGCGCCGCTCACGGTCAAGGGCTCCGTCGCGCAGCAACAGGCTGGCATGACGATCGGGCTCGATGCCTTCCAGGCCACCCCGAGAGGCATTGCCATCCGGCTCGACCGGCGGGCGGTCCTGAACGTCCGGGGCGGTGCGGTCTCCATAAACGACTTCACGATCCGCACCGGCAGCGGCAGCATCGCCGTCAGCGGCACCGCTGGCGAAAACCTTGGCCTCGCCATCAGGGTCAATGCCGTGCCGGCCAGCTTGGCCAACACTTTCTCGGCCGGGCTCGGGGCGGAAGGCACGATCGGCGGCACCGTGAACGCCAAGGGCACAGCTGCGGCACCGCAGGTGAATTACGCCCTGACATGGAACAATGCGGCGACAGCCCAGACCCGCTCTGCCGGCGTCAGTCCGCTTACAATCGGCGCAAATGGTCAGTTCGCCGATAATACGGTCCAAGTACAAACAAACCTTTCCGGGCCGAACGGTCTCGCGTTCCGCGGCGGTGGTACCGCCGGTGTCGCCGGCAACATGACACTCGACCTGACTTTCTCAGGCACGTTGCCCTTCGCCCTCCTGCAAGGACCGCTCGGTCAGCAGGGCTTCCTGCTCACCGGCAACGCCGCGGTCGAGCTCGCCGTCAGGGGGCCGGCGAAAACCCCTTCCATCACGGGCACGATTACGACCTCCGGCAGCCAGCTGGTGGATGTGCGACGCAATCTCTCCATCGAGAACCTGACGGGCCGCGTGGTGTTGGACGGCAGGCAGGCAGTCATCCAGCAATTGACCGGCCGGATCGCGACCGGCGGCCAGATCAGCGCGAGCGGTTCGGTCGGCATCCTTCCCGGATCCAACTTCCCGGCTGATCTGTCGATCAAGCTGAACGATGTTACCTATGTCGACGGCAGGCTGCTGACAGCCAACCTGACCGGCGATCTGACAATCAGGGGGCCGTTGCTGGCGGGGCCGGTCCTCGGCGGCCGGATCGAGATCCGGAAAGCCAACATCACCATCCCGCAAAGGCTGCCAGCCTCACTTTCGGAAATCGACATCAAGCATCGGAATGCACCGGCTGATGTGAAAGCCATGGCGGCAGCACTTCGTGGTGACGAGGGCGGTGGAAGCGGCGAAACCCGAGGCATCGGCCTAGACCTGCGGATCGATGCTCCTAGCCGGATCTTCGTGCGCGGCCGCGGCATCGACGCCGAACTCGGCGGCAGCCTGACGCTGCGCGGCACGTCGTCGAGCCCTGCGGTCTCCGGCGGCTTCGACCTTCGGCGTGGGCGGCTGGAAATCCTCGCCAAGCGGCTCGATTTCACCAGCGGGCATATCGGCTTCACCGGTGGGCTTGTCCCGACAATTAATTTCGTCGCGACCTCCAGCGCCAACGCGACGACGATCAACATCACCATTGCCGGACCGGCCAACAATCCCTCGGTGTCCTTCACTTCGTCCCCTGCCCTTCCGCAGGACGAGATTTTGGCACGGCTGATCTTTGGCAGGTCCATGAACAACCTCTCCGCCTTCCAGATCGCCCAGCTCGCTGCTGCCGTCGCAGACCTCGCAGGCGGCGGAAGCGGGGGCTCCCTGCTCAGCGGCCTGCGAAGCAAGCTCGGCATCGACGACCTCGATATCACGACCGACTCCCAGGGACGTGCACAGGTTTCGGCCGGCAAGTACCTGAACGAGCGGACCTATCTCGAGCTGAAGCAGGACCCGGAGACGGGCGGCGGCAAAGCAGCGATCAATCTCGATGTCGGCAGGGGTGTGAAGCTGCGCGGCGAAGCCGGCAGCAACGGCGCCGGCGCGGCCGGTATCTTCTATGAAAAAGAATATTGA
- a CDS encoding autotransporter assembly complex family protein, with product MRERIDRRRLSSAYLRAGTILAAACVLAILPAAATPAFAFKIFGMRFFESDEEKTEVIDPVNYTLSFNAGTDDDELKNAIEASSLLKQDDGQPVSGDLGLVIKARDDRDRILAALYEKARYGGVVDIRINGTPLDSLPPLPDFPSGNVPVAVTVHPGPAFTFDSITLSGDAASRSAADYGLIRGARADSTVIIKAGERVVADLKAEGRPLARLTDRKAIADHKTNTVDVVISAEGGPVANVGDVTVTGAKDVDPGFVKYYSMINAGQPYSPERLTKAADRLRQLGVFSSVTIHEAEQVSPDGTLPMTIEVSEGKQRYFGAGAQFSTIDGFGVQGYWGHRNLFGRAESLRIEGAVNGFGQGSGFDDIGYSAGFLFAKPGAFGPASTFTASLKAAIADTDAYYATSFTLAAGATFELTDLDTLSFGVEGAWMDVNDPFGDNTYLTAAVPIEYVRDTRDNKLNPTTGYRAMINAKPTYEFDHSTFFSSFETSGSVYQALGAEERIVLAGRLGAGTIVGAPTLPDIPAPRRFYLGGGGTVRGYGFQDISPRNSDNEPLGGRSYVLASAEVRVNITEKIGIVPFIDAGTVSRDEIPDFSDIRAGAGIGLRYATPFGPIRVDVAVPLNPYDDGDSYGIYAGIGQAF from the coding sequence ATGCGGGAACGTATCGACCGGCGTAGATTGAGTAGTGCGTATCTGCGGGCGGGGACCATCCTTGCAGCCGCCTGCGTGCTCGCGATTCTGCCTGCCGCCGCCACGCCCGCCTTTGCCTTCAAGATCTTCGGCATGCGCTTCTTCGAAAGCGACGAGGAAAAAACGGAGGTCATCGATCCGGTCAACTACACGCTAAGTTTCAACGCAGGAACCGACGACGACGAACTGAAGAACGCCATCGAGGCGAGCTCCCTGCTGAAGCAGGACGACGGACAACCGGTCTCCGGTGACCTCGGCCTCGTCATCAAGGCGCGCGACGATCGCGACAGGATCCTAGCAGCGCTGTACGAAAAGGCCCGCTACGGCGGGGTGGTGGATATCCGCATCAACGGAACGCCGCTCGACTCGCTGCCCCCTCTTCCCGATTTTCCTTCCGGCAACGTGCCTGTCGCGGTGACGGTGCACCCCGGCCCGGCCTTCACCTTCGATTCGATCACGCTTTCCGGCGATGCCGCAAGCCGCTCCGCCGCAGACTACGGCCTCATTCGCGGCGCGCGGGCCGATTCGACCGTCATCATCAAGGCGGGCGAACGGGTGGTCGCCGACCTGAAGGCCGAGGGCCGGCCGCTGGCCAGGCTCACCGACCGCAAGGCGATCGCCGATCACAAGACAAACACCGTCGACGTCGTGATCAGCGCCGAAGGCGGCCCGGTCGCAAATGTCGGCGACGTGACAGTGACCGGCGCAAAAGACGTCGACCCCGGTTTCGTCAAATACTATTCCATGATCAACGCCGGACAGCCCTACTCGCCGGAACGCTTGACCAAGGCGGCAGACCGATTGCGCCAGCTCGGCGTTTTCTCCAGCGTCACCATCCATGAGGCGGAGCAAGTTTCGCCCGACGGCACTTTGCCGATGACGATCGAAGTGTCGGAAGGTAAGCAGCGCTATTTCGGCGCCGGGGCACAGTTCTCGACGATCGACGGTTTCGGGGTCCAGGGTTATTGGGGCCACCGCAACCTGTTCGGCCGGGCCGAGTCGCTTCGGATCGAGGGGGCTGTCAACGGATTCGGGCAAGGCAGCGGCTTCGACGACATCGGCTATTCGGCCGGTTTCCTGTTTGCCAAGCCCGGCGCCTTCGGCCCGGCATCAACCTTCACCGCCAGCCTGAAGGCCGCGATCGCCGACACGGACGCATACTATGCGACCAGCTTCACGCTCGCAGCCGGCGCGACCTTCGAGCTCACCGACCTCGACACGCTGTCCTTCGGCGTCGAAGGCGCGTGGATGGACGTGAACGACCCGTTCGGCGACAATACCTACCTGACGGCCGCCGTTCCGATCGAATATGTGCGCGACACGCGCGACAACAAGCTCAACCCGACGACCGGCTACCGGGCGATGATCAACGCCAAGCCGACCTACGAGTTCGATCACAGCACGTTCTTCTCGAGCTTCGAAACCTCCGGATCGGTCTACCAGGCGCTCGGCGCCGAGGAACGCATAGTACTGGCGGGCCGCCTCGGCGCGGGCACGATCGTCGGCGCGCCGACACTGCCCGACATTCCCGCTCCCCGCCGCTTCTATCTCGGCGGTGGCGGCACCGTCCGCGGCTACGGCTTCCAGGATATTTCGCCGCGCAACAGCGATAATGAGCCGCTCGGCGGCCGATCCTATGTCCTCGCCTCGGCGGAGGTGCGCGTCAACATCACCGAGAAGATCGGTATTGTTCCGTTCATCGATGCTGGCACGGTCTCGCGCGACGAGATCCCCGATTTCAGCGACATCCGCGCCGGTGCCGGCATCGGTCTGCGCTACGCTACGCCATTCGGTCCGATCCGCGTCGATGTCGCCGTGCCCCTGAACCCATACGACGACGGCGATTCCTACGGAATCTATGCGGGCATCGGGCAGGCCTTCTGA
- a CDS encoding glycine zipper domain-containing protein, with product MKKAIALVLIGLAAASCTKTEKGAGIGAATGAIIGGAITGDVRGAAVGAAIGGVSGAVIGHVADQPGQCYYRDRYGRRYIDDC from the coding sequence ATGAAGAAAGCCATAGCGCTCGTGCTGATCGGCCTGGCCGCCGCAAGCTGCACGAAAACGGAGAAGGGGGCCGGTATCGGCGCTGCCACCGGCGCGATCATCGGTGGCGCGATCACCGGTGACGTTCGCGGTGCAGCCGTGGGTGCCGCCATCGGCGGCGTCAGCGGCGCAGTGATCGGCCACGTCGCCGACCAGCCCGGCCAGTGCTACTACCGCGATCGCTACGGTCGTCGCTACATCGACGATTGCTGA
- a CDS encoding (2Fe-2S)-binding protein — protein sequence MTKVTMTVNGRQVSGDVEDRTLLVHFIRDKLGLTGTHVGCDTSQCGACVVHMDGKSIKSCSTLAVQAAGSSITTIEGLAQGGELHPVQAAFKANHGLQCGFCTPGMVMTAVDMINRYGGKLDEKTVRENLEGNICRCTGYHNIVKAILAAAEEMSAGRQAAE from the coding sequence ATGACGAAAGTTACGATGACGGTCAACGGCCGGCAGGTCAGCGGTGACGTGGAGGACCGCACGCTGCTGGTCCACTTCATCCGCGACAAGCTGGGCCTGACCGGAACGCATGTCGGCTGCGATACATCCCAATGCGGCGCCTGCGTCGTGCACATGGACGGTAAGTCGATCAAGAGCTGTTCCACCTTGGCGGTCCAGGCCGCCGGCTCCTCCATCACCACGATCGAAGGTCTCGCCCAAGGCGGTGAACTGCATCCGGTGCAGGCGGCCTTCAAGGCAAATCATGGCCTGCAATGCGGCTTCTGCACGCCCGGCATGGTGATGACTGCCGTCGACATGATCAACCGCTACGGCGGCAAGCTCGACGAGAAGACGGTGCGTGAGAACCTGGAAGGCAACATCTGTCGTTGCACGGGTTACCACAATATCGTCAAGGCCATCCTCGCCGCTGCCGAAGAGATGAGCGCCGGTCGCCAGGCGGCCGAATAG
- a CDS encoding xanthine dehydrogenase family protein molybdopterin-binding subunit produces MGVDGIGARVARKEDKRFLTGKGRYTDDMVVPGMKHAVFVRSPHAHAKIKSIDTSAAENMPGVIGILNGQQMLADGIGNLICGWMIHSKDGSPMKMGAWRPLAHETVRYVGDAVAVVVADSVGEARDAAEQVVVEYEELPAVTDAVTALKSGQPQLHPEAGGNLIYDWAIGTSEADTDAAIAAAAHVTEMKIVNNRLAPNPMEPRAALGVYDSAEDHYTCYTTSQNPHVARLVMSAFYNVAPENKLRVIAPDVGGGFGSKIFIYPEEIVCLWASKRTGVPVKWNSDRTEAFLTDANGRDHVSTVKMAFDKDNRITALKVDTIANFGAYMSLFSSAVPTYLYATLLSGQYDIPAIHANVRAVYTNTSPVDAYRGAGRPEATYLLERTMETAARELGVSPAELRRTNFIRSFPHQTPVIMNYDAGDYEASLEAAMKQADWAGFADRKAEAEKRGKKRGIGMSCYIEACGIAPSAAVGSLGAGVGLWESAEVRVNAVGTIEVLTGSHSHGQGHETTFAQLVSDRFGVPIDNVSIVHGDTDKVQMGMGTYGSRSGAVGMSAIVKALDKVEAKAKKIAAHLMEADESDIVIENGELKVAGTDKSVPWFQMALSAYTAHNLPAGMEPGLKEGAFYDPSNFTFPAGCYICEVEVDPDTGKTEIIRFVAADDFGNIINPMIVEGQVHGGIAQGIGQALLEGVHYDPQTGQLLTASYMDYAMPRADDLPSFQVSHQNTPCPNNPLGIKGCGEAGAIGSPPALMNAITDAIGNNELTMPATPQKVWAAAHAAH; encoded by the coding sequence ATGGGTGTGGATGGTATCGGCGCGCGGGTGGCGCGCAAGGAAGACAAGCGGTTCCTGACGGGCAAGGGGCGCTACACGGACGACATGGTCGTTCCGGGCATGAAGCATGCCGTGTTCGTGCGTTCGCCGCACGCGCATGCGAAGATCAAGAGCATCGACACGTCGGCCGCGGAAAACATGCCGGGCGTGATCGGCATCCTCAACGGCCAGCAGATGCTCGCTGACGGGATCGGCAACCTGATCTGCGGCTGGATGATCCATTCCAAGGACGGCAGCCCGATGAAGATGGGCGCATGGCGTCCGCTCGCGCATGAGACGGTGCGTTATGTCGGTGACGCTGTCGCCGTTGTCGTCGCCGACAGCGTCGGTGAGGCGCGGGACGCCGCCGAACAGGTCGTCGTCGAGTATGAAGAACTGCCTGCGGTGACCGATGCGGTGACGGCGCTCAAGAGCGGCCAGCCGCAGCTTCATCCGGAAGCGGGCGGGAACCTCATCTACGACTGGGCGATCGGCACCAGCGAGGCGGACACCGATGCGGCGATCGCCGCCGCGGCCCATGTCACCGAGATGAAGATCGTCAACAATCGCCTGGCACCGAACCCGATGGAGCCGCGCGCGGCACTCGGCGTCTACGACAGCGCGGAGGACCACTACACCTGCTACACCACCAGCCAGAACCCACATGTGGCGCGGCTGGTGATGAGCGCGTTCTACAACGTCGCACCGGAAAACAAGCTGCGGGTTATTGCGCCTGACGTCGGTGGCGGCTTCGGTTCGAAGATCTTCATCTATCCGGAGGAGATCGTCTGCCTGTGGGCCTCCAAGCGCACCGGTGTTCCGGTCAAGTGGAACTCGGATCGCACCGAGGCCTTCCTGACGGACGCAAACGGTCGTGACCACGTCTCGACCGTGAAAATGGCGTTCGACAAGGACAACCGGATCACGGCGCTGAAAGTCGACACGATCGCCAATTTCGGCGCCTACATGTCGCTCTTCTCCTCGGCGGTGCCGACGTATCTCTATGCGACGCTGCTGTCCGGCCAGTATGACATTCCGGCAATTCACGCCAATGTCCGGGCGGTCTACACCAACACTTCGCCTGTCGATGCCTATCGTGGGGCAGGGCGGCCGGAGGCGACCTATCTGCTTGAGCGGACGATGGAGACGGCGGCGCGCGAACTCGGAGTCTCGCCGGCGGAACTGCGGCGGACGAACTTCATCCGTTCCTTCCCCCACCAGACCCCGGTTATCATGAACTATGACGCGGGCGACTACGAAGCCTCGCTCGAAGCGGCGATGAAGCAGGCCGACTGGGCGGGCTTTGCCGACCGCAAGGCGGAAGCTGAAAAGCGCGGCAAGAAGCGCGGCATCGGCATGAGCTGCTACATCGAGGCCTGCGGCATCGCTCCGTCCGCCGCGGTCGGTTCGCTTGGCGCCGGCGTGGGCTTATGGGAATCGGCGGAAGTGCGGGTGAACGCCGTCGGCACGATTGAGGTGCTCACCGGCTCGCACAGCCACGGCCAGGGCCATGAGACCACCTTCGCCCAGCTCGTCTCCGACCGCTTCGGCGTGCCGATCGACAATGTCTCGATCGTCCACGGCGACACCGACAAGGTACAGATGGGCATGGGCACCTACGGCTCGCGCTCCGGCGCCGTCGGCATGTCGGCGATCGTCAAGGCGCTCGACAAGGTCGAAGCCAAGGCCAAGAAGATCGCCGCCCACCTGATGGAGGCTGACGAGAGCGATATCGTCATCGAGAACGGCGAGCTGAAGGTGGCGGGTACGGACAAGTCGGTGCCGTGGTTCCAGATGGCGCTTTCCGCCTATACCGCGCACAACTTGCCCGCCGGCATGGAGCCGGGGCTGAAGGAAGGCGCATTCTACGACCCGTCGAATTTCACCTTCCCGGCCGGCTGCTACATCTGCGAGGTTGAGGTCGATCCGGACACCGGCAAGACCGAGATCATCCGGTTCGTCGCCGCCGACGACTTTGGCAACATCATCAACCCGATGATCGTCGAGGGCCAGGTCCACGGCGGGATCGCGCAAGGGATCGGTCAGGCACTGCTCGAAGGCGTCCACTACGACCCACAGACCGGTCAGCTGCTGACGGCGAGCTACATGGATTACGCCATGCCGCGCGCCGACGATCTGCCGTCCTTCCAGGTCTCGCACCAGAACACCCCTTGCCCGAACAATCCGCTCGGCATCAAGGGCTGTGGCGAGGCCGGCGCGATCGGCTCGCCGCCGGCGCTGATGAACGCGATCACCGACGCGATCGGCAACAATGAACTCACCATGCCCGCCACGCCCCAGAAGGTCTGGGCGGCGGCCCATGCGGCCCATTGA